One segment of Streptomyces sp. NBC_00576 DNA contains the following:
- a CDS encoding amino acid permease encodes MSSTLFRTKKVEQSIRDTEEPEHTLKKSLSALDLTVFGVGVVIGTGIFVYTGSVAKLSAGPAISLSFVVAGVVCALAALCYAEFASTVPVAGSAYTFSYASIGELPAWIIGWDLVLEFALGTAVVAVGWSGYFRSFLDNNLGWQVPEVLGGRDGASGFGFDLFAALLVLALTCVLVLGMKLSARVTTVVVAIKVTVVLIVIIAGAFIVKSANYHPFIPPAETVPAGNSLKAPLIQLIFGWAPSNFGVMGIFTGASIVFFAFIGFDVVATAAEETRNPQRDMPRGILGSLLICTTLYVAVSIVVTGMLKYTELSVTAPLAEAFKATGHPWFAGVISFGATIGLITVCMILLLGQTRVFFAMSRDGLLPRFFSHTHPRFRTPYRPTILLGVVIAIVSGFTSLETLGELVNIGTLFAFIVVAISVVILRRTRPDLHRSFRTPWVPVLPILSVLASLWLMLNLPTETWLRFGIWMAIGFVVYFLYGRSHSRLGRQEGAPAGQAPKPPIDTN; translated from the coding sequence GTGAGCAGCACCCTCTTCAGGACGAAGAAGGTCGAACAGTCCATCCGCGACACCGAGGAACCAGAGCACACGCTCAAGAAATCCCTGTCCGCGTTGGATCTGACGGTCTTCGGCGTCGGCGTCGTCATCGGCACCGGGATCTTCGTCTATACAGGCTCGGTCGCCAAGCTGAGCGCCGGCCCGGCGATCTCCCTGTCGTTCGTCGTGGCGGGTGTCGTCTGTGCCCTCGCCGCGCTCTGCTACGCGGAATTCGCTTCCACGGTCCCGGTGGCGGGATCCGCATACACCTTCTCGTACGCGTCGATCGGTGAGCTGCCCGCCTGGATCATCGGCTGGGACCTGGTCCTGGAGTTCGCGCTGGGCACGGCTGTGGTCGCGGTGGGCTGGTCCGGCTACTTCCGATCGTTCCTGGACAACAACCTCGGCTGGCAGGTTCCCGAGGTGCTGGGCGGCCGGGACGGTGCGTCAGGCTTCGGCTTCGACCTCTTCGCCGCCCTTCTGGTCCTGGCACTCACATGTGTGCTCGTCCTCGGTATGAAGCTGTCCGCGCGGGTCACCACGGTGGTCGTGGCGATCAAGGTGACCGTCGTGCTCATCGTGATCATCGCCGGGGCGTTCATCGTCAAGTCCGCCAACTACCACCCCTTCATCCCGCCCGCCGAAACCGTGCCGGCCGGGAACAGTCTCAAGGCCCCGCTGATTCAGTTGATCTTCGGCTGGGCGCCGTCCAACTTCGGTGTGATGGGCATTTTCACCGGTGCCTCGATCGTGTTCTTCGCCTTCATCGGTTTCGACGTGGTGGCCACGGCTGCCGAAGAGACCCGCAATCCGCAGCGCGACATGCCCCGTGGCATCCTCGGTTCACTGCTGATCTGTACCACCCTTTATGTCGCGGTCTCGATCGTCGTCACCGGCATGTTGAAGTACACGGAGCTGTCTGTGACCGCCCCGCTCGCGGAGGCGTTCAAAGCCACGGGACACCCCTGGTTCGCGGGTGTGATCAGCTTCGGTGCCACGATCGGCCTGATCACCGTCTGCATGATCCTGCTTCTCGGTCAGACCCGCGTGTTCTTCGCGATGAGCCGCGACGGGCTTCTGCCGCGATTCTTCTCGCACACCCACCCGCGCTTCAGGACGCCGTACCGGCCCACCATCCTGCTCGGCGTGGTCATCGCGATCGTCTCGGGTTTCACCAGTCTCGAGACACTCGGTGAACTGGTCAACATCGGCACGCTGTTCGCGTTCATCGTCGTCGCGATCAGCGTCGTCATCCTCCGCAGGACCCGCCCCGACCTGCATCGGTCCTTCCGTACCCCGTGGGTGCCGGTCCTGCCGATCCTGTCGGTGCTGGCCTCGCTGTGGCTGATGCTCAACCTGCCCACCGAGACCTGGCTGCGGTTCGGCATCTGGATGGCCATCGGGTTCGTCGTGTACTTCCTCTACGGCCGCTCCCACAGCCGTCTCGGACGACAGGAGGGGGCGCCGGCGGGCCAGGCGCCCAAGCCACCGATCGACACCAACTGA
- a CDS encoding NTP pyrophosphohydrolase, protein MDAPLLVIVDAANVVGSVPDGWWRDRRGATERLRDRLVAYVEGGLPGRAGPLELVLVVEGAARGVASVPGVRVVSAPGSGDDRMVELVAEGGGRDVLVVTADRELRRRVLELGAEVTGPRTVRSD, encoded by the coding sequence ATGGATGCCCCCCTGCTCGTGATCGTCGACGCCGCGAATGTCGTCGGCTCGGTTCCCGACGGCTGGTGGCGGGACCGGCGTGGGGCCACGGAACGTCTGCGGGACCGGCTGGTGGCGTACGTGGAGGGCGGGTTGCCGGGGCGCGCGGGGCCCTTGGAGCTCGTCCTGGTGGTCGAGGGCGCCGCCCGTGGGGTGGCTTCGGTTCCGGGTGTACGAGTCGTGTCGGCGCCCGGCAGCGGGGACGACAGGATGGTCGAGCTGGTCGCCGAGGGCGGAGGGCGGGACGTTCTTGTCGTCACTGCTGATCGTGAACTGCGGCGCAGGGTCTTGGAGTTGGGCGCCGAGGTCACCGGGCCCCGTACGGTACGGAGCGACTAG